CGAAGGATCGTCCGGCTCGTGTCCGTGCAGCAGCAGGATGCGCTCCTGCGGGTCGAGGAGAACGACCCGGGCGACCTTGCGCGGTCCGCCCTCGTGGGAGTCCTCGGCCGTGTCGCCGTACGACGTCTCAGCGGGCACCGGCGAGCTCCGCCCCCGCCCGGCCGCGCCGTCGGCCCGCCCGCTTGGCGATCGGGCCGTAGGCCGCGCCGCCCAGGACGAGGACGGCGCCGGCCACGATCGCGGTGAGGACCAGCCGCAGCGGTCCCGGCGAGGAGATCCCGCCGAGGGTCTCGAAGCCCGTGGGGCGCTTCAGCATGCCGTTCATGGGCCACGCCACGGCGTCCACACGTGCCTTCACCACACTGCGCGGCACCGAGCCACTGCCCGCCTCCGTGAGGTGAGCCGTGGAGTCCAGCGAGCCGCTGCGCTCGTCACCGAGCAGGAACAGCCGCCCCTTGGGAACCTCGATGGTCGGGATCGTGGTCGACTCGGCGGCTTCGCCCTTGGCGAGGTACGGCTCCTCGATCTTCTTGCCGTTGACGGTCAGCTTGCCGTTCGTGCAGCAGGCGACGGTGTCCCCGCCGATCGCGACGACCCGCTTCACGAGGAGCATGTCTCCCCAGGACTTCTGCTTGAAGACGACGACGTCACCGCGCTTGATGTCGCCGCCGTCGAT
Above is a genomic segment from Streptomyces sp. R21 containing:
- the lepB gene encoding signal peptidase I, with the translated sequence MSRTRDMGEGRGRLGSVLSGLAVALGCVLFLGGFAWGAVVYQPYTVPTDSMSPTIVAGDRILAERIDGGDIKRGDVVVFKQKSWGDMLLVKRVVAIGGDTVACCTNGKLTVNGKKIEEPYLAKGEAAESTTIPTIEVPKGRLFLLGDERSGSLDSTAHLTEAGSGSVPRSVVKARVDAVAWPMNGMLKRPTGFETLGGISSPGPLRLVLTAIVAGAVLVLGGAAYGPIAKRAGRRRGRAGAELAGAR